The Quercus robur chromosome 3, dhQueRobu3.1, whole genome shotgun sequence DNA segment TGATACATTGATTTCATATTGTGAGTTTGTGATTGATCTTccttaatttttgttaagtttaaatatttttatttgagtagtttgcaatatataatttattcttATAATTTTATCTTCCATGGgtagttttaattattattattcttcgATAGTTTGGGGGGAAGTGGCCATTTGCATAAAGTTGAAGTTTAGttatttaattgttaaaataaaataagaatctaAGTACAACAATCTCAAAATTCAAGAGAGTAAGTGtattttaccttcttttttttttaatgtcaaaactACTCCTATTAAAGAAATGTGACAAATTTTGCTTGTGCCCTGCACTGAACTCAcccattcctttttcttttcttttttaatttttttataagttttagtTAGCTTAACTAATAAAGTCTCtaataattgaataaaagatttgagatttAATCCTCATTTACGccaaaaattgattagtgtcttgaatttttttttgaaactttctggtttttttttttttttttttttttaataataaattttattgaaagggaaagaagaagatggtCACATTCTTTGGCTTGGGTATCAATAGGCATATATAGGCTAAATTGGATGGTCAATAATGGTAGTCACAACACAGAGGTCAAAGTTGTATCACCTTTATTCTTACCCCACTGAGCTTTCAACAAGGAATATATCCACTTGAAATGGATATTCCACTTGCAGCCAGCCACAAGTACTACGATTAACATTTAACATTTTATTATGCTCAGCCTCAGCACAACTTGTTATGAATTTTCCATTTTGTAATTCACCCTCATCTACTTTTGGTTGAATTATCAATTATTGCACGCATGCATGCCCTACAGCGGCTTCGAGTCTCTCATCTTTTTGCAATAGGAATATAACTTATTATTCTAGGAAGTTATCAGGTGGTAATTCTCGAGTACAGAacataatttttacaacaattatTCTACGTGACAGACTGATTAGCTgcaaattatttttacatagaCATATAACTTTTTCTCTATCATTCATAATCTATCACATAGATAGTTGTGACAAGAGTTGTgttatttttaaagtatataagCTGTCGGTTAGGCTTAATTAGTATCCGTTTGGATACTGATGATAAAGGTTttggcgtttttttttttttttttagatcgtGCACTGTGGGTCCCGTGTAGGAAGAGGAGcgtttttttttgcttttccagTGGAtcccgtgcactgtttacgggacccacaagtactttattcattaaaaaaatactttaaaacGGGATtacacagtactattcacacatttaaaaattattttgctacagtattttcagttttcagcaaaataagtagtATCATTTTTACATAGACATATAACTTTTTCTCTATCATTCATAGTCTATCACATAGATAGTTGTGACAAGAGTTATgttatttttaaagtatataagCTGTCAGTTAGGCTTAATTAGTATCCGTTTGGATACTGATGATAAaggttttggcttttttttttttttgagaacgtGCACTGTGGGTCTCGTGTAGGAAGAGAAGAGCGATTTTTTGCTTTTCTAGTGAGTCCTGTGAACAGGATtacacagtactattcacacatttaaaaattattttgttacagtattttcagttttcagcaaaataagtggtatctaaagtccaaacacacccttagtattaaatttttatgtcaaaCTCGAATATTGTTAGGGTGGGTGTTTAGAACTCTTTGATCACCTAATTATTCTCTCAATtgtgtataaataaaaaagattaaatgggaatttttttattgttaattacCTAGTAAAAGTACATGAGGATGTATCtagaaaaaaaagtacatgaatGGAATTCAACACAGACTGTAGGAATACAAACCGAAAGACAAAAATATATTCTTAGTCCTTCCCACCATATCACCACCACTCTGCACTGTCAACACATCTCCACTAGTATCTACTTTCTTGGTACACTTGGTGGATTTGGTTCCCCTCGACCTGTCAGTCAACCCTGCTGAAGAGTTTTCCTGCAAATGCAATCATACAAAAGTGAAAATCTAGCATATGAAAAGGAGGATCATCAATTAGTATGCATATATGAAAATACAAATAGAGAATTAATCTGTTATACACAAGACCAAAATCTCCTCTTTGGACATTATTCATTCTTGGTAAGTTAGTATGTGGGAAATTATAAAAGCTTAAACACTATTgttaggtttaaaaaaaaaaaatggtgaaaatatATTAAGCTAACATTTAAATTCTTTCACCTTAAACtatcgatttttttttaaatgcattaaaaaatgcATTCATCACTAGAGCAATTATAAAATTTGCATTATTCAATAATTAGTCTGTCAGAACTGATTGAAAGAGTCTCTTGATAGTAATCCATTATTCCCAATTCCAACTCAACTCAATCTTATAATTCATGATTTTTGTTCTTAATAATTCTTAGAaactttaataaattttgttgatACATCAATAATAGGggtgaaaaaaattgaatgttgGATGTTTTTGTTTGAAACCTCAAGAGGTGCCAATAAAACTTTTGGCAAAATGAAAATGATACAATTACAATTATctaactgaaaaaaaaaaagaaaaaaaagaaaaaagaaaaagaaaaagaaagaagggatCTTATGCttaaatatatgtattgaaTAATTAGTGAGATCCACACCACATAAAATATTCTaagactttatttatttatttatttattttaatattgtaaaaCATCTTATATAATATAGTGATATACACAAACATTGATGATGCTGGAGATAATTCTTAATAGGATAACTCAAGCTTGAAGCGTCTCTTCACATGTAATAAGTTCATAAATCATAAGCGTGTGAAAAAAAAGTCTTCACCTGCATGCACCCACCCACCTTCACAAAAGGGATAACATTATCatcatttcaattaaaaaaaaaaaaccaattatttCTCATTCTAGGTGACCCCATTTGCCATCTCTGTATCTTTTACCAGgaatagaaagaaaacataGCCCTCCACACGTAATAATATCTGCAGTACTGTCCACTGTATCTATAATAATCTAGATTTTCTTTTCCTGAATTGCCCAAATTTACGTAGATGATAGATTTACTGGCCGTTTTTACTGATCAGATCTCTCGGTCAAATTTAACTCGGACTCTCTAATCATTACAGAGGAATAGAATTTCAAAAGAAATCAACAAAACCAATACGGcaatatctatttatttttgacggaactaaaaactaaaaaaggaaaaactatttTGGTATTTTACCACCCACTCGAATTGCGGTCCCATaaattttggtgaaaaaattaaattaaaatgtgTTTTATATACCCCCttaaaattttagctttagtGTAATTCTAATACCATATAAAATACTATCACAACTACATTATGTAGTAGGGTGTGATTCATTGACTGTTACTTTCACATAAAATCATCACTttttttccatcactcaatCACGTGAAAAGTTGTGGGCCTTATGGCAAAAGTTGTGTTTTTTGTGatcttataatttttgtttgatttcaaGTTACAAATAATTATATGCATTACatttaaatttatgttaaataagaattatatttattatttattatatggaTTAAAAGAGTTATGTCAAAATGAATCAACTTATCATGACACATAATATGGacttatttattttgagttaattacGAATTAAGTACCTCATAATGTTGTGTTTACAAGCCATGTAGATGCTAAATcttgttacatattttttattatacattccGTAAACATAATTTCACAATTTCAATTGAAAttgcattttcaaaatatgatttcAGTCCACATGTCAGTATATGTATTGTGAAGATGCAATAGCCTTAGTGTTACAACTGATAATCAATACCGCTAATAAAACTCGGctgtaataaaattaaaagtattaatttaaataaaagtaaagacTAAATCAACACATTGaaagtaaaaatacatattttttttagaagaaaccATTGGAGGACCCAAGTGTAGTTATTTTCTCGAACACTCATCTCAAGTTGGATttaatttggtaatttaatCTATGTGATAGgttgttattaattctaatttgaactcatcattaaaatcactttttttgtAACAATTTGTCACATAAAATCtgttagaaaaaatattttgaagaaataacatcaattttttttaaaaaaaattaaaaactaaaataacactaaaaatacgatttttatttttatttttcttaaaaagaaagtaaaaaactaaaaatacaatattttctcTTCCAAATACGGAAGTCTCAAGAAGTGTTTGAGGTCTACTCCTACTCAATCTCCGTAGTTATAGAGGATACCActggaattaaaagaaaaagttggacCTAATCCGGTAATTTCACCCATGTTACTCTATATAAATAGGCAAATACTCGCACCACCTCTCAGCTCCGAAACTCTCTCACGCTCTCACGATCTCAAATTCTCTGTGAATTcaaaaacctctctctcttttttcttcaattctcattcaaatttcaattccTCTAAGCTCAAAAAACCACAACCATGCTAGTTTATCAGGATCTTCTCACTggtaaatctctctctctctctctctctctaaaatttgatttaattttgtttgtttttgtttttcaattataaatttataatctttCTGTTTCTGATGGTTCCTAGGGTTTGTTTTGGCTATATTTGTTTCAGCTAaagtttctttattttgtagaaatattcgaattttatgttttgcttgTTTCGACGTGGAattctgtgtgtgtgttaattttGATATCTACGATTATAATCTGTTCTGTGTTGTTGTTTATCGGAAAAAGATTGAAATTTTCTCTGTTGATTGCTTGGACGTGAAATTTgcggtttttttttaataaaaaatttatttcttctattatagtcttttatttttttattttattttattttatggtttctaggatatttttagtaaaacaaTCTCctgtcatatttttattttattttatttgtttcctggatttttgtttttgtttttgttttttaaatatcttcttcaattagtttatatataaatttgttgagcTAATTTAACGGAACTAACGAATTTTACGTGAAAATAAAACGGCAAatagaaatagattttttttttggggttagtTTTAAGGTTTGGGAAATTCAACCAATCAGATCTACTAAtagatttagatttttttaatcagatttttatttttttttatagtgtgTTAAAAATTTGGGGGCTAAAGTGGTTTTCTCAAGAAGCAAATTgcaattttgatttcttttccttGTTAGTTGGGGCTTTATACATATGTGATGTATCAGATTAACTGGGTTGAGcttctaattttataaaattgagACACAACATATTGGGTTCAAAATTATTTGGCTTGTGTTCTTCCTTTTAGAATTTACTCAGCACCGGATTTTGTAACCTATGTGCATGTTGGGAGTTTGCTTTAAATAAGGCTTTTCAGAGTCTCGGATAATAGGTGGTGTACTAGAGTTTGTTGAGTATCTATAATGGTTATTCACTGTTTGTTTCAAGCTACTTTACTAAGGAGAAGTTCCTGAAAACTACAGCAAGTATGGGCTGCTTTTTCTCAAAGTTGAGCTTTACGCTTCTTGCTTTAGAAAGATTGCAGGAGTGTGAGCTAAGTTATATGGCTTATATTTGGATTGTGGATTATATGGTTGTAGTTTCTTTTATGTGGCTGCTAACTTTCCTATGCAATTAATATTAATGTGGTTTTGGTTTCTTAAGATATTTGCGTCAATACTATTAGactttaataatattgttgTAAACATTTGGGCCTTTGTATTGTGGGGGGAATTTATTTCTGAACTATCAAAATTTTGTGCCAATAAACTTTTGTTGATGTAATGTCAGGTGATGAGCTTCTCTCGGACTCATTCCCATACAAGGAAATTGAAAATGGGATGCTGTGGGAAGTGGAAGGAAAGGTTGGAGCTTTCTTATCTGTTGCTTCTATGATTGTTGTTGTCCATAATTGTTGGTATTGTATTAGTGTTTGTGCTTCTGAGGAGATTGAGAGCTTGAACTTCTTCTACtattagtttgtgttttgtgcCTGTggttctgaaaaaaaaaaaacaattatatgcACTGCAATAAAATGATCTAACTTTCATATATCATTTGCTATCTGGCAGTGGGTTGTTCAAGGAGCAGTCGATGTAGACATTGGGGCTAACCCTTCTGCAGAAGGTGGAGGTGAGGATGAAGGTGTTGATGACCAAGCTGTCAAGGTTGTTGACATTGTTGACACCTTTAGGCTTCAGGTGAGAAAACTCACTTCTTTTAGTAGCTATTATCTTACCAATCTTCTCACTTAGGATTTAAAACAAGTggtttcatattattttcagGAACAACCTGCTTTTGACAAGAAGCAGTTTGTCACATTCATGAAGAGGTACATCAAGAATCTGACACCCAAATTGGAGGCAGACAAGCAAGAGTTGTTTAAGAAGCACATTGAGGGAGCAACCAAGTTCCTCCTCTCAAAGCTCAGTGACCTCCAATTGTATGTGCTTGCTTTTGTTCTGTATCATTGATAGCATTCATTTTTGTACTAATGGCTCTTTCGTTTTTCTGGTAAACCATATTGATTAGTTGAGTTTCTCTTGTGGCAGTTTTGTGGGGGAAAGCATGCATGATGATGGTGGTTTGGTGTTTGCCCACTACAAGGAAGGCGCAACTGATCCAACCTTTATCTACTTTGCATATGGACTGAAGGAAATCAAGTGTTAAAAATTTACATGGTGATCTTCCTTTAGTTTTAGTTCTAAGTTATTTATCAGTATTTAtattttcctctttcctttGGAACCTGTGGAAGATAAGGGTATAGTTCGATCTAAGAGTAttggtttttgagttttgttcTATTGCTACATGTTcttttggtggtggtgatgtTAGAGGTTTTATATACATATCTCGGTTGaggaataaaaatataaaatgtgtGTTTTGTTCAAGATGCCTTTGTGCATGTGGTGTTCGATATGGTGCCTTTTGTGCCCATTGATTTATTCTATTCCTTAAGCCGTTCATTCTAcccctctccttctctcttcACACACGCTCGCATGCATGTACGTACAGACGTATCATGTTTCCCATTTGTGGTTTGCTTGAGAGGGGCATGATCTGAGTCTGACTATCATATAGATTGCCCATATACACTCTCTATTAGATGGTTGTGGTGGTTTGGTCTggggaaggaggaagaccaatAAAAGCATATCCATATAGACCAGACCACAAGACCACTATACTTCTCTTAGGTTGTCGTAGAGAAAAACACTACGGACTTGTCTTCTAGAGATTTCCCTGTAAAAAGTAAGATGAGTATGAAGTTCAGATTGTGACAATGTATGTGTTTCCTTTTTTCATGTTGCTGATAAATTTTCTCAAGCATTGCCattaaaacaagaaacaaacttGTCCAGATTGATTCCTCTATCTTGCAGGCTCACAAGTGATTGTCTGTTTTGAGatatttggaaaaataagaaaatctaaTACATTTTGTACAATCACTGATCATGGTCGGGTGAAACCTAGATTAGGATGTTGATCTATCCAAAgattaaagatgtcttcttgcGGGTTGGCAGGATGAACGGGGACTTGCCCCATTTGTGACTTGAATTATGAATAATTAAGAGCAATTTTCACTTTTGCCAAGCGTTAATGTTATTTTCAATGGAGACATCTGAAATTTAAATCTCTTCTCCTCCaactattaaatttaaataaataaataagcaatcCTCTCTCCTGAATCAACACATAGGGTGTAAGTCAGCAATAGTAGCGGATTGTCCACTAGGTAATATTGTCCATCAggtaatcatttaaaaaaagatgGACTATTCTTCCTCCTTGATACACTGAATTTGCCCATTAACCATCTGATCAATGGAATAGTTTATTGAGATAAAAGATagtttcatcaaaaaaaaaaaaaaaaaaaggagagataaAAGATAGTCGGTGCATGTTATTATTCAAAaagaataaactaaaaaaatgaaacgTGGAAATAATTATTGAACCTCCAACTTATATCCACACTTCCCAATGCCAGTGGTTTAAGGTAATCCATGTTCTGAATCCCATCTTGGATTTGGAGATCGCATACCTCCATTGGCGTTTCATCTTTCTGTGGAGCAAACTTTTGGGGTGAATGAATTGCCATTCCTAGTCCCGAGGTAGGTTAAGAGTAGTACTTATGGTGGTCTGGTTTGAGCGAAATAATGGGTTTGGATCATGCATTGCCATTCTTGGTCCAGAGGTAATATTGCATAAACACACATTGCAATAGGTCCGTCAGCATCAAATTGTGAACCTCTGGCTTTGTCGACCAAATCAACTTTGGTGTACTTACCTATAAGTCATAACCCCAATAAACGAATCTGATGCTATATGTATCTGAATTATACACGAGCTTTTGAGTGCGCACTTTGATAAGGTGAACACGTTTGTGGATATTCGGAAATTATCCATTTGCCCAAAGAATCAACGATAAGAACAGATAGCATAAccaagatctctctctctctacttctTTTTCAACCCACGTATATAAAGTGCTTTCACCGACAAACTACAataattgtatatatatgtataatgcATCGGATATATATAGAGGGTGCACTGATGCAACTTGCCTCTCACAGTACGTAGATCAGTAGATGTCATGGGCCATGGCTGTTTGGGACTGAAATGCTGTAAGAGGCATACTATATATGTTTAATGTATAATACACTTTCTGCCTAAACTAAGCAAGCATTTGGTTCTTCAGTTTAGGATAACATTTGGGCTAATCAATCTTCAGGATTTAGCTGACTTTTTCCCTGGCTGCTGGTCTGATAGGTGATAACCCAATCTATTAACTGGGCGGCGGCTCAATCTGACCTTCCCGGCTCATCCTTGAAAAAACGCGTTCCTTTGGAACTTGAAATATGTTGGGAGTTAAAAACTTGAAAGTGGTTGTGCCTATAGTGGAACACAGAAATTCCCACCGGTGTTTTAGAGAGAATTAGGTTGGAGATTTTTAGAGGGTGTTTGGATTAAGGTGTTTTgagttatataaatatataattcaaaatccaaaattcgTGACACCCATTGAGTGAAAACTGGTTTGGCTAAGTCTTcagtttttgtttccaaaacttatcaaatttttgagttatgagaaTGAAAATTGAGAACTGATTAAAATCActtcctttactttttcttttccaaccTTTATCTCAAACTCCAGTGGCTTTAATTGTTCACAatctcacacacaaaaaaggaaCCCGATCAAAGAACCCATCCCAGTCGAGACCTAGCACCACCGACAAGCCCATCTGTCACCGGCACCGAAATTCGTCTCCCAACTCTGCCCAGGTGAAcaccttttctctctctcccctatAAACCCcattttgccctgttttgggtGTCTCTAAAGCATTGTTTTGAAAGAAGAAATTTCAGTCCTTAAAGGTTTTGCTATTGATCTGACATGCACCTTTGTATATTAGCTAACTGAGGTATAATAGTTCCACACTAAAAAACATTCTAGTGCAGGTGAAAACCATTGATTAAATAGTAGCTACAACATCAAATGCAATCTTTGATTTTGGGGTTCCTTCGGGGcagaggaagaagagaaaatgagtCACACCAGTTTCATACAACtaaaaaggaaaggaaggaaaCGCAGAAACTGGGACTGAGATCGAAGAACGAACCAGCCGATGGAGTTTCCTGGATATGGGTTTTGGGGAGATGGAGGCGGAAGTGTGTCGATGCTGGAGTTTGATGGGGATGCCTCGGTGGGTGTGGAAGAAAGacaaaacaatttctttttgggTGAGATGAGAGATAATGTCACACGCGGGAGGGAGCAGTAATCGTTCTGAAGAGACCAGGTGGTGGGCTCcacaaaaaattgataaagttgAGTACTGATAATTAGAAACATGGTTTTGAGTTATGAACCAAAGATGAGTTCTCAGTTTCGGGTTTTTAATGAGTGAGTTTTGAGATATGAGAGATGgatttgagatatgagttttgagttatgttttttgaattttgaattagGTTTAGTCCAAACACCCTCTTAGTATCGTGgtttaaaataatatgaaaactttagtttaaaaagtgttatgaaaacatgtgtttatagtatccataaaacaaaaaatttatttggtatCATGTTTCAATTAACATGTTCtaacatgtaaaaaaaatataattgtgtgtttttttttttggtaaacaaacaATTCATTACGAAACTAAACTAATTGTGTGTTTGATATGTACGTgtgaaatgtttaaaaaaaaagcttacaactggaccttttgttggaaTTGAAGAAGCAAGATTTATGTGTCATCTAATCAAGTGAGCcccatgtttttcaaaatatttatgaaaGTGTTATTGAGTAACGTCGTTTGAAATTTAAAACCTGACA contains these protein-coding regions:
- the LOC126716934 gene encoding translationally-controlled tumor protein homolog; translated protein: MLVYQDLLTGDELLSDSFPYKEIENGMLWEVEGKWVVQGAVDVDIGANPSAEGGGEDEGVDDQAVKVVDIVDTFRLQEQPAFDKKQFVTFMKRYIKNLTPKLEADKQELFKKHIEGATKFLLSKLSDLQFFVGESMHDDGGLVFAHYKEGATDPTFIYFAYGLKEIKC